A genomic region of Miscanthus floridulus cultivar M001 chromosome 3, ASM1932011v1, whole genome shotgun sequence contains the following coding sequences:
- the LOC136541753 gene encoding F-box protein At5g49610-like, protein MVAPSLPGFPHRLRRPRSDMDCPKTESGEVAVACPPDDSLVEIFSRLPAKPLFRCKCVSKNWCGLIADRLRCRKFPQTLEGFFAGDGVESYGGFICPERPVPLVDPSFSFLTKLPEIKKIVLLDSCNGLVLFGHRRVSEKYDYSLGYIVCNPATEEWVSVPNSGWTPCPLINSDDKLNQDCDPDTYLIFDPAISPHFQLIQFQFRFGVKSYLPEVHSFSSVAGAWRLELKLKGVPGLPPGMKVDTGAACPFKGMVHVRAHHPYLPSENLNMILAVGGEGRPFRTLHWPQNDRGVLVFIGQSQGHLHCLSGCTGNSSQMTELSIWVLEDYNAEKWVLRDNVSFSQLFGRMSGRFHLDWDVVAIHPDRSLVIFAEYWNCKLISYDMDKKEVHALCSLHGYRRHIIPYVPYFAESAALAKKH, encoded by the exons ATGGTGGCGCCATCCCTTCCCGGCTTCCCCCACCGTCTCCGGCGGCCG CGAAGCGACATGGATTGCCCCAAGACCGAGAGTGGCGAGGTCGCGGTGGCCTGCCCGCCCGACGACTCCCTCGTGGAGATCTTCTCGCGCCTCCCCGCCAAGCCTCTCTTCCGATGCAAGTGCGTCTCCAAAAATTGGTGCGGCCTCATCGCCGACCGCCTCCGCTGCCGGAAGTTCCCCCAAACCCTAGAAGGATTTTTCGCCGGCGACGGAGTTGAGAGCTACGGTGGTTTCATCTGCCCGGAGAGGCCGGTGCCTCTCGTCGACCCTTCCTTCTCCTTCCTGACGAAGTTGCCAGAGATTAAGAAGATCGTCCTTTTGGATTCCTGCAACGGGCTCGTCCTCTTTGGGCACAGACGGGTTTCAGAAAAGTATGATTACTCGCTGGGCTATATTGTGTGCAACCCCGCCACCGAGGAGTGGGTGTCTGTGCCCAACTCCGGCTGGACTCCATGTCCATTGATTAACAGTGATGATAAACTGAACCAAGATTGTGATCCGGACACCTATTTGATTTTTGACCCGGCTATCTCTCCACACTTTCAGTTGATCCAGTTTCAGTTTAGGTTTGGAGTTAAGTCTTACCTGCCAGAGGTGCACAGCTTCTCTTCTGTAGCTGGGGCATGGAGGCTCGAACTCAAACTCAAAGGTGTACCGGGCCTGCCGCCTGGCATGAAGGTGGACACAGGGGCAGCGTGCCCCTTTAAAGGCATGGTGCACGTGCGTGCCCACCATCCCTACCTCCCTTCTGAAAACCTGAATATGATACTTGCAGTTGGTGGGGAAGGGAGGCCATTTAGGACCCTGCACTGGCCACAAAATGATCGCGGTGTTCTTGTTTTTATTGGTCAATCCCAAGGGCACCTACATTGCCTGAGTGGATGTACGGGAAACAGTTCCCAGATGACTGAACTGTCCATTTGGGTTCTTGAGGACTACAATGCAGAAAAATGGGTTCTGAGGGACAATGTGAGCTTCTCCCAGCTGTTTGGAAGAATGAGCGGCCGTTTCCACTTAGACTGGGATGTGGTTGCCATTCATCCAGATCGTAGTTTGGTCATCTTTGCTGAGTATTGGAATTGTAAGCTGATATCATATGACATGGATAAGAAGGAAGTGCATGCTCTCTGCAGTCTACATGGCTATCGTCGGCATATTATCCCATATGTTCCTTATTTTGCAGAGTCAGCGGCGCTCGCTAAGAAGCACTGA